Proteins co-encoded in one Methylomonas albis genomic window:
- a CDS encoding tyrosine-type recombinase/integrase: MRIVNPTLFVIRVPLNLDAINIVVKQIGNHQVRVFTYRGNPVDKVGTKFWRAALKRAGIENFTWHGLRYTWVSLHVQNGTPLNVLQELGGWSS; the protein is encoded by the coding sequence GTGCGGATTGTCAATCCGACATTATTTGTTATCAGAGTTCCGTTAAACCTGGATGCGATTAATATTGTGGTTAAACAAATCGGAAATCATCAAGTTCGTGTTTTTACTTATCGCGGTAATCCGGTAGACAAGGTGGGAACAAAGTTTTGGCGAGCGGCTTTAAAGCGCGCCGGAATCGAAAATTTCACGTGGCACGGATTAAGATATACTTGGGTGAGTTTGCACGTTCAGAATGGAACCCCTTTGAACGTATTGCAAGAGTTAGGCGGTTGGAGTAGTTAA
- a CDS encoding nucleotidyltransferase family protein — MNAVIENVHAVILAAGASSRMGSPKQLLAWRDRPLLVHALTNAQAVLAERIVVVLGANIEAITAAVDLNGCKVVLNPSWADGMAGSIKAGIQALPATASAALLMLCDQPLINAVHLHSLLSAWQNAPERMVVSEYAESFGVPAVFPAAFFAQLADLTGDRGAKPLLLHFEKSLVKVPLKEAALDVDTQSDYQRLRAY; from the coding sequence ATGAATGCAGTCATTGAGAATGTCCATGCCGTGATCCTGGCGGCCGGTGCTTCCAGCCGAATGGGCAGCCCCAAACAATTGCTGGCTTGGCGAGATCGGCCATTGCTGGTACATGCGCTTACCAATGCGCAAGCCGTGTTGGCGGAGCGGATTGTGGTGGTATTGGGCGCGAATATTGAGGCGATAACAGCCGCAGTTGATTTGAACGGCTGCAAGGTGGTTTTGAATCCGAGTTGGGCGGACGGCATGGCCGGTTCGATTAAAGCTGGTATCCAGGCTTTGCCGGCCACGGCCAGCGCGGCGTTGTTGATGCTCTGTGATCAACCCTTGATTAACGCTGTGCATCTGCACAGTTTGCTTAGCGCTTGGCAAAATGCGCCGGAGCGCATGGTGGTCAGTGAATACGCGGAGTCGTTTGGCGTGCCGGCCGTGTTTCCAGCTGCTTTTTTTGCACAACTAGCCGATTTAACAGGCGACCGGGGCGCCAAGCCCTTATTACTACACTTTGAAAAATCGCTGGTAAAAGTGCCGCTAAAAGAAGCGGCGCTGGATGTCGATACGCAGAGCGATTATCAGCGCTTGCGCGCCTATTAA